The segment GGACGTGATACCGTGCTGTTCGGGTCCGGCACCCATAAGCATCGAAGCCCAATTGGGACTGCTGGAGGTTGGCATCACGCCGCGCGCTCGCAGCGTATAAGCACCACGCTGCATGAGGTCATCCATGTTGGGAGTTTTCGCGTTTTGGACACCGTCAGGACTCAATCCATCGCACCCGATGATCACTACATGTTCCACGCCCGGAACCCGCGAGACGATTGAGGGTGTGAAACCGAAAAACAGCGTGCCAACCAGCAAAATGGCTCCAAACACCCTGAAAGCCCCGTGTTTCTTGAAAAAGATACGCATTATTTTTTCCCTCCGAAACGGATAGGGGTTATCTATTCGCAGCAGCCTTAATTTGACCCCAGGTGAGACTCAGTTTTCCAGCTGCCTCCACTGCCAACCCTTCCGCTTCAAGATTGTTCGATACCTCTTTTTCGCTGAGTGCCCGATCATAGAGACGCACTTCGTCGATCATCCCCTTGTGCACGAAGTCCTCGTTGTCATCTTTATAAGCACCCATGGAAAAGAAAATACGATCCGGATAGTTGATTACCCCCGATTGCACACTTGAAGTGCCCTCCAGTTTCCCATCTACGTAGATTTTCATCTCCTTACCATCGTATGTTCCGACCACATGGTGCCATTCATTCACATCATACGTGTTGGCGGAATTGAGGTAAGTTAAGAGACCATCGCCATCATCAGCCCCATCCGAAGAGAGTGCGAAGCTGAACGCTTTCCATCGGGTGCCGATCAGCCACCCTTTTTCAAAAGCACCGTTGTCCTGAACGGCTACCATGTACCCACCCCATTCGATGAACTGCTCATCCCACACCCATAATTCTACAGTCATTTCCTCTGTGGGGAGTTCAGCTTTTTTGATGTCATCAGTGATTTGGACACGGGCACCCGCGCCTCCTTCCAATCGCACTGCTTCTCCAAACTTACCCTCGACGATTTGAAGTTTCCCTATCATCTCGGCATCCTGATTGCCCCAGACATCCTTTACCGTATTGCCTTTCACGGTGTCTTTATTGAAACTCCAGTAGCCAATTAGCCCATCTTCGATGACGACTGTCTGGGCAGCGACAGGAATCCCGATTCCTAATCCAGTAATTAAAACAGCGGCTAAGTTTAGAATCACCTTTTTCGTTGCGTTCATAACAGATGGAAACATTTTTCCCTCCTTTGGTTGATGTTCTACTGCACTATTATTCGTCGCCTGTGGATTTCTCAGTGAAACGCCAATGTAGACAGCACTCCAGCGGCCAATCGGTACAAATGCCATCTACTTTGTTGGCGCGGGCTTTGTCCCATGTGTCGGGTCGGTTTTCGGCGATGTGCAGGCTAATCCAGACGCGCTTACCGAGTTGACGGGCCTGCTCAACCGCTTTCGCATCCGGAACGAATACCACCCATAGGTCGTCAGCCAGTGGATCCTGCAGATCTGCGTCGAATTGCTCGGTATTGCGAATATGTTGCGTTGTCGTCCGCAGCTTTGGGTTGGCTTCTTTGAAGCGACGAGTCGAATCGATGGATTGACCGAAGGCGAAGAGCTGGTCGAGCAGGTCGTATTTTTCGACGAGCTGCACGATGTTCTGCTCAATCCCTGGAGAGATGACTTTCATATTCAGTCCAATGGTCAATGGTGTTCGCTGACGCTCGCGTATGAGTTGGAACACTTCTTCCAATGTCGGCACCTTCTCGCCAGTGAAACGTTGATCGAACCAACTTCCAGCATCCAGTTTGCGGATTTCTGCCAACGTCATATCAATCACTTTGCCGGTACCGTTAGTCGTACGGTCCACAGTCCCATCGTGGATGACCACAAGGTGTTCATCGCGTGTCTGGTAGACATCCAACTCGAGCGACAGTCCTACCTCAATGGCCGCCGCAAAACCGGGCAAAGTGTTCTCAGGCGCGTGCCGTACCAAACCGCGATGAGCGAGCAAGATTGGATCCGCGTCCGACTCGTTTGCCGCTGGCTCTGACAACGCACCAATCACACACAAAGGCATCTGCATGTTGAACGACATAATTTCTCTCCTTTCACATTTTTAGTTTCGCCCACGTCGTTGTGACCTTACCACCCGCTTCGACAGCGGCAAATTCTTCAACATGGAACAGCAAATTCTCCATGAAAAGCTTTGCCATGTCTTTCGTGTTGTCATCGTTACCTGCGATATGGTATTTATCAGGTGCAATTGCCATCATTAAGAACTTACCTTGTCCAAATTCTGCTTCCATAATGGCAGGTCGTCCCCCACTTTCCATCAACACGTCAAATCCCTTTTGGGAACCGATGACTTCCCAAACAGTAGGCCAGCCTTGATGTCCCCAGTCTTTAAATGTTTTCTCAGTTATACGGTTTGGTGCATTAAAAAGTGGATGGTCTGCTTCCAGTATTTTAACATCTGGTAAATCAGCGTCAGTCCGAACACAACTCAGTCCAGGCGGCAACCAATCCACATTCGCTT is part of the Candidatus Poribacteria bacterium genome and harbors:
- a CDS encoding LamG domain-containing protein; translated protein: MFPSVMNATKKVILNLAAVLITGLGIGIPVAAQTVVIEDGLIGYWSFNKDTVKGNTVKDVWGNQDAEMIGKLQIVEGKFGEAVRLEGGAGARVQITDDIKKAELPTEEMTVELWVWDEQFIEWGGYMVAVQDNGAFEKGWLIGTRWKAFSFALSSDGADDGDGLLTYLNSANTYDVNEWHHVVGTYDGKEMKIYVDGKLEGTSSVQSGVINYPDRIFFSMGAYKDDNEDFVHKGMIDEVRLYDRALSEKEVSNNLEAEGLAVEAAGKLSLTWGQIKAAANR
- a CDS encoding glycerophosphodiester phosphodiesterase family protein, which encodes MSEPAANESDADPILLAHRGLVRHAPENTLPGFAAAIEVGLSLELDVYQTRDEHLVVIHDGTVDRTTNGTGKVIDMTLAEIRKLDAGSWFDQRFTGEKVPTLEEVFQLIRERQRTPLTIGLNMKVISPGIEQNIVQLVEKYDLLDQLFAFGQSIDSTRRFKEANPKLRTTTQHIRNTEQFDADLQDPLADDLWVVFVPDAKAVEQARQLGKRVWISLHIAENRPDTWDKARANKVDGICTDWPLECCLHWRFTEKSTGDE